One genomic segment of Triplophysa rosa linkage group LG22, Trosa_1v2, whole genome shotgun sequence includes these proteins:
- the dhrs13a.2 gene encoding dehydrogenase/reductase SDR family member 13a.2 yields the protein MLHLIIAVALIGALYVVLVETLFKKSKCKGTADVTGKTAIITGGNTGIGKATAMDLAGRGMRVILACRNQQKAEAAINDIKKATCSNDIVYMELDLGSLKSVRAFAETFLKTESRLDLLINNAGLVADGRTTDGFGIEFGVNHLGHFLLTHLLLDRLKESPASRVITVASMAYRWGKIDFDSLISTKDLGSGRYSWQFFQAYCNSKLCNVLFTHELANRLKGSNVTCYSVHPGVVKTELSRHVSLWQKVFIEPVARLLFLDPNTGAQTTLHCAVQEGIEHLSGRYFSCCAVEEVFANAKDDAVAKKLWDVSERLSGLS from the exons ATGCTTCATCTAATCATCGCCGTCGCTCTCATCGGAGCTCTTTATGTCGTTTTAGTGGAGACTCTGTTTAAGAAATCTAAATGTAAAGGCACCGCCGATGTGACCGGTAAAACGGCTATAATTACAG gTGGAAATACAGGTATCGGTAAGGCCACGGCTATGGATCTGGCTGGCCGTGGAATGAGAGTGATACTGGCTTGTAGAAACCAGCAGAAGGCCGAAGCCGCAATAAACGATATTAAGAAG GCCACATGCAGCAACGATATCGTGTATATGGAGCTTGATCTCGGGAGCCTAAAATCTGTGCGAGCTTTTGCGGAGACTTTTCTCAAGACTGAGTCCAGACTGGATCTGCTCATCAATAACGCAG GTCTGGTGGCTGATGGTAGAACCACGGATGGCTTTGGAATAGAGTTTGGCGTCAACCATCTTGGTCATTTTCTTCTCACCCATCTTCTGTTGGACCGTCTGAAGGAGAGTCCTGCGTCCCGAGTCATCACGGTGGCCTCCATGGCTTACCGCTGGGGCAAGATTGATTTTGATTCTCTTATTTCCACTAAAGATCTCGGATCAGGACGATACAGTTGGCAGTTTTTCCAGGCATACTGCAACAGCAAACTGTGCAATGTCTTATTCACTCATGAGCTGGCCAACAGGCTGAAGGGTTCGAATGTGACTTGCTACAGTGTTCATCCAG GTGTCGTGAAGACTGAGCTGTCCCGCCATGTGAGTCTCTGGCAGAAGGTGTTTATTGAGCCAGTGGCTAGACTTCTTTTCCTGGATCCAAATACCGGAGCCCAGACGACCCTCCATTGTGCCGTTCAGGAAGGAATCGAACATCTGAGTGGACGTTATTTCTCCTGCTGTGCTGTGGAGGAAGTCTTTGCCAATGCCAAAGATGATGCAGTGGCCAAGAAACTCTGGGACGTGAGTGAACGACTCAGTGGACTTTCATAA
- the dhrs13a.1 gene encoding retinol dehydrogenase 12 isoform X2, with the protein MNGEALGAVVSRDGGQQNTAAQRGATCAKLGVWGKGANTGIGKATALDLARRGARVILACRNESKAQSAVAAIQRETGNKEVLYMHLDLASLQSVRSFAENFLKNESRLDILINNAGLLMGGKTKDGFGMIFGVNHLGHFLLTVLLLDRLKECGPSRVVTVSSLAHMWGKVDFNCINTHKDLGLGNSDFASLKLYSHSKLCNILFTHELAKRLKGTNVTCYSLHPGAIKTDINNNSSLLWRLVMTPAMLLFFTDVDSGAQTSLHCALQEGLDPLSGCYFSKCAVGKVPAKARDDATAKKLWEVSERLCGLA; encoded by the exons ATGAATGGGGAGGCGCTTGGCGCCGTTGTGTCACGTGATGGCGgacaacaaaacacagcagcgcagagaggagcaacgtgtgcaaaactaggtgtatggggAAAAG GAGCAAACACGGGTATCGGCAAAGCCACAGCCTTGGATTTGGCGAGGAGAGGAGCTCGGGTGATATTAGCGTGCAGGAATGAAAGCAAAGCCCAGTCTGCGGTCGCGGCCATCCAAAGG GAAACAGGAAACAAAGAGGTGTTGTATATGCACTTGGATCTGGCAAGTCTGCAGTCTGTGAGGTCATTCGCTGAGAACTTTCTTAAGAACGAATCCAGATTAGATATCCTCATCAACAATGCAG GACTTTTAATGGGCGGCAAGACTAAAGATGGCTTCGGAATGATCTTCGGTGTCAACCACCTCGGTCACTTCCTGTTAACTGTGCTGCTATTGGATCGTCTAAAAGAGTGCGGCCCCAGCAGAGTTGTCACTGTCTCGTCATTGGCTCATATGTGGGGGAAGGTTGACTTTAACTGCATCAACACTCATAAAGATCTTGGGTTAGGAAATTCTGATTTTGCCTCGTTGAAGTTGTACAGTCACAGCAAGCTTTGCAATATCCTCTTCACTCACGAGCTGGCCAAGAGACTCAAAGGCACTAATGTCACCTGCTACAGTCTTCATCCAG GAGCCATCAAAACTGACATCAACAATAACAGCAGCCTGTTGTGGCGGCTGGTAATGACCCCAGCTATGCTGCTCTTCTTTACCGATGTGGATTCTGGAGCTCAGACGTCTCTTCATTGCGCACTTCAAGAGGGTCTGGATCCCCTGAGCGGATGCTACTTCTCGAAGTGTGCCGTGGGTAAGGTTCCCGCTAAAGCCAGAGATGATGCCACAGCCAAAAAACTTTGGGAAGTCAGCGAGAGGCTCTGCGGTTTAGCATAG
- the dhrs13a.1 gene encoding dehydrogenase/reductase SDR family member 13 isoform X1 — MLLFICGGVVAVYLLLCVTVFKIPKCKSTAKLHGKTVIVTGANTGIGKATALDLARRGARVILACRNESKAQSAVAAIQRETGNKEVLYMHLDLASLQSVRSFAENFLKNESRLDILINNAGLLMGGKTKDGFGMIFGVNHLGHFLLTVLLLDRLKECGPSRVVTVSSLAHMWGKVDFNCINTHKDLGLGNSDFASLKLYSHSKLCNILFTHELAKRLKGTNVTCYSLHPGAIKTDINNNSSLLWRLVMTPAMLLFFTDVDSGAQTSLHCALQEGLDPLSGCYFSKCAVGKVPAKARDDATAKKLWEVSERLCGLA; from the exons atgcttttatttatttgcggaGGAGTCGTCGCCGTTTATCTGCTGTTATGCGTGACGGTTTTTAAAATACCTAAATGTAAAAGCACAGCCAAACTGCACGGGAAAACGGTTATTGTGACGG GAGCAAACACGGGTATCGGCAAAGCCACAGCCTTGGATTTGGCGAGGAGAGGAGCTCGGGTGATATTAGCGTGCAGGAATGAAAGCAAAGCCCAGTCTGCGGTCGCGGCCATCCAAAGG GAAACAGGAAACAAAGAGGTGTTGTATATGCACTTGGATCTGGCAAGTCTGCAGTCTGTGAGGTCATTCGCTGAGAACTTTCTTAAGAACGAATCCAGATTAGATATCCTCATCAACAATGCAG GACTTTTAATGGGCGGCAAGACTAAAGATGGCTTCGGAATGATCTTCGGTGTCAACCACCTCGGTCACTTCCTGTTAACTGTGCTGCTATTGGATCGTCTAAAAGAGTGCGGCCCCAGCAGAGTTGTCACTGTCTCGTCATTGGCTCATATGTGGGGGAAGGTTGACTTTAACTGCATCAACACTCATAAAGATCTTGGGTTAGGAAATTCTGATTTTGCCTCGTTGAAGTTGTACAGTCACAGCAAGCTTTGCAATATCCTCTTCACTCACGAGCTGGCCAAGAGACTCAAAGGCACTAATGTCACCTGCTACAGTCTTCATCCAG GAGCCATCAAAACTGACATCAACAATAACAGCAGCCTGTTGTGGCGGCTGGTAATGACCCCAGCTATGCTGCTCTTCTTTACCGATGTGGATTCTGGAGCTCAGACGTCTCTTCATTGCGCACTTCAAGAGGGTCTGGATCCCCTGAGCGGATGCTACTTCTCGAAGTGTGCCGTGGGTAAGGTTCCCGCTAAAGCCAGAGATGATGCCACAGCCAAAAAACTTTGGGAAGTCAGCGAGAGGCTCTGCGGTTTAGCATAG